The Edaphobacter sp. 12200R-103 genome contains a region encoding:
- a CDS encoding glycine C-acetyltransferase: MSTGSHARPQMAYLTEQLNELKQRGTYFKLRVLEDEQGPVCTYDGRRVINLASNNYLGLCEHPKLREAAIEAIRKYGVGSGAVRTIAGTMRIHMELEEKIAAFKGVEACVVFQSGFTANAGTVSSILGKDDFILSDELNHASIIDGARLSRAKIKVFRHKDVAHCEELLKEVQNEPGRKLIITDGVFSMDGDIGPVDQLCGLAEKYGALMMVDDAHASGVLGRNGRGSVDHFHCTDRVDVQVGTLSKAIGALGGYVCGSKDLIEYLYHRARPFLFSTSHPPSVAATCIAAFDLLENEPERIERLWSNTRYFKEQLTKAGFDVGGRTTPASETPITPIIIGDGRKTMEFSRALFDAGLMATGIAFPTVPEGKARIRTIMTSEHTREQIDQSLEILTTVAKRMAVGLVS; this comes from the coding sequence ATGAGCACTGGATCGCATGCACGGCCTCAAATGGCATACCTGACGGAGCAACTGAATGAGCTGAAGCAGCGTGGGACATACTTCAAGCTGCGCGTGCTGGAAGACGAGCAGGGCCCAGTGTGCACCTATGACGGAAGACGTGTCATCAACCTCGCCTCCAATAACTACCTGGGGCTGTGTGAGCATCCCAAACTGCGCGAAGCTGCGATTGAGGCGATCCGGAAGTACGGCGTAGGCTCAGGAGCGGTGCGCACGATTGCGGGGACGATGCGTATCCATATGGAACTGGAGGAGAAGATCGCAGCCTTCAAAGGAGTGGAGGCCTGCGTGGTCTTTCAGTCGGGCTTCACGGCAAATGCAGGGACAGTTTCGAGCATCCTGGGGAAGGATGACTTTATCCTCTCCGATGAGCTGAACCATGCGAGCATCATCGACGGGGCGCGGCTGTCGAGGGCGAAGATCAAGGTCTTTCGGCACAAGGATGTGGCGCACTGCGAGGAGTTGCTAAAGGAGGTTCAGAACGAACCGGGTCGCAAGCTGATCATTACCGACGGCGTTTTCTCGATGGACGGCGATATTGGGCCGGTGGACCAGCTTTGCGGTCTGGCCGAGAAGTATGGCGCTCTGATGATGGTCGACGATGCGCATGCTTCCGGTGTGCTGGGAAGGAATGGACGAGGATCCGTCGATCACTTTCACTGCACAGACCGCGTGGATGTACAGGTAGGAACGCTGTCGAAGGCTATTGGTGCGCTGGGGGGCTATGTCTGCGGGTCCAAGGATCTGATTGAGTATCTCTATCACCGGGCGAGGCCTTTCCTTTTTTCCACGTCGCATCCGCCGTCGGTTGCGGCGACGTGCATCGCGGCGTTCGACCTGCTGGAGAATGAGCCGGAGCGTATTGAACGGCTGTGGTCGAATACGCGGTACTTCAAAGAGCAGTTGACGAAGGCGGGATTCGATGTGGGCGGGAGGACGACGCCTGCGAGCGAGACTCCGATTACTCCCATCATTATTGGTGATGGCAGGAAGACAATGGAGTTCTCCCGCGCTCTCTTCGATGCTGGTTTGATGGCGACGGGGATCGCCTTCCCGACCGTGCCGGAGGGCAAGGCGCGTATCCGGACCATCATGACGAGCGAACATACGCGCGAACAGATCGACCAGTCGCTGGAGATTCTGACGACCGTAGCGAAGAGGATGGCGGTCGGCCTGGTTTCTTAA